One genomic segment of Echeneis naucrates chromosome 18, fEcheNa1.1, whole genome shotgun sequence includes these proteins:
- the LOC115058543 gene encoding SH3 domain-containing protein 19-like isoform X2: MAEARSEEEEENMRDTREQVIRRPAGSSGGRADRRKPEHRHSQGPLSSIRAVIKRTSTRSTSLSETPRDRERDRDRDRDRERRRPEITILSAEPLASTSWFPGASGGFPPPPPPAAQIWGATIPPTIQPPPSYEEVIREKTQEQSLLPPSSSRSSSSAPRPVFTITIATQTDPGSDPDLQDPRVRRPVRPPRPPLPFPAKSSHVTVTAATIQSVNSDTPPEPITHASPQAQSCDVLADLCSTLTSNIGSQTDQWDQSRAAVDTATSTSSQVQLDCPRPRPRSKISVQPVSNEVKVQTLVKLREDGLATLAARAGANASNQEASQGKYLQELLEAFSSDDWGFPECHGESSGYSQSESEDEDKQEDWEDMATLKARIQAFEQQQVADGSCGDVGVAKKPEPRPRPRLQGQPAKSAPPIVAPKPKNFSHAPKPSSKVFWEDGGSTAATTETQKAAESPSADLTAPEPEPLCAQKPKPAPASAPQTFKTSEKPSLSPKPQSATETPAPVPAPRPPPPKHTPSVSDTPSTANPKPPPRPPVAPRASVGAPNLERSTTASHTTPRLSVEAGGGAQTDTEPGREETQDSTNQTVKVGSVRPSIPTKPAALTSPRRASAPNLAPKPVGSSSTPPDPNPVPTKPAATASKPPGPAAAPAPTKPPTPAPTPAPAAAPAPTKPPTPAPTPIPAPIPAPIPAPTPAPTPAPTPAPTPAPTPAPTPAPAPAPALRKGPVIQTKAETNNAANPNSSDPPLPPRPSGGKFLPLRPPPMKSTPGRPPPPAVIASASSANQIPPPSKISPAPSVSPVSQSAPSQTPPPSVTANQLQAQRVPKRGPPLPPRPKPGHPLYNSSTKQEVLIVLDDPSPAPSELLPGEGKSQAPVLSLISPSVQCLLDLDTQPEPALDLDSQSKSALEDLGLSESQSILPVQPTEQKEQPEPLPVSGPRCVALFDYDGEEEDELTFSQGDVIALHELIGPEWGRGQIHGRLGIFPLSFTEVVESLPQPASSPEETTKTPSLETRLIETSETKSPQEPKSEAEEWAVAVFDFPGQTEEDLSFQKGALIQVIEHVDADWRRGRLEGREGLYPAAFTQVQPPVLVQPPVLVQPPVPVQPPVPVQPAAAKALFDFTAEGEDELTLKVGDIITQVESVDEQWILGVLAGKRGIVPKNYVCLL, encoded by the exons CCAGGGACCTCTTTCATCCATCCGAGCTGTCATCAAGAGAA CCTCCACCAGGTCGACGTCCCTCTCAGAGACgcccagagacagagagcgggacagggacagggatagagacagagagcggAG GCGACCAGAGATCACCATCCTGTCTGCAGAACCGCTGGCCTCCACTTCCTGGTTCCCAGGGGCCTCTGGAGGAttcccacctccccctcctcctgcagctcagaTCTGGGGAGCCACCATCCCCCCAACCATCCAG cctcctccctcCTACGAGGAGGTGATCAGGGAGAAGACACAGGAGCAGAGTCTCCTGCCTCCATCTTCCTCCAGGTCCTCCTCATCTGCACCACGTCCGGTTTTCACAATAACCATTGCCACACAGACCGACCCGGGATCTGATCCTGATCTCCAAGACCCACGGG TGAGAAGACCAGTAAGGCCACCACGACCgcctcttccttttcctgccaAGTCATCTCACGTTACCGTCACCGCCGCCACCATTCAGTCCGTTAACAGTGACACACCCCCTGAGCCGATCACACACGCCTCCCCACAGGCTCAGTCCTGTGATGTCCTCGCTGATCTTTGTTCGACTCTGACCTCCAACATCGGATCTCAAACCGACCAATGGGATCAAAGTCGTGCTGCTGTTGACACGGCAACCTCCACTTCCTCTCAGGTGCAGTTGGATTGTCCAAGACCGCGCCCTCGCTCTAAGATCAGTGTCCAGCCCGTCAGCAACGAGGTCAAAGTTCAGACTTTGGTGAAACTGCGTGAGGACGGTTTGGCCACGCTAGCCGCCCGTGCAGGCGCTAACGCCAGCAACCAGGAAGCGAGTCAGGGGAAGTACCTGCAAGAGCTGCTCGAGGCCTTCAGCTCCGACGACTGGGGCTTCCCTGAGTGCCACGGCGAAAGCAGCGGCTACAGCCAGTCAGAGAGTGAGGACGAAGACAAGCAAGAGGACTGGGAGGACATGGCGACTCTGAAAGCCAGGATCCAAGCCTtcgagcagcagcaggtggctGATGGGAGCTGTGGCGACGTTGGTGTCGCCAAGAAACCTGAACCCCGGCCACGCCCACGTCTCCAGGGACAACCGGCCAAATCTGCCCCTCCCATTGTTGCTCCAAAACCCAAAAACTTTTCGCATGCTCCAAAACCTTCCAGCAAGGTGTTCTGGGAGGATGGTGGATcgacagcagcaaccacagagACTCAGAAAGCAGCCGAGTCCCCGTCAGCGGACTTGACTGCTCCCGAACCAGAACCTTTATGTGCCCAAAAACCAAAACCTGCTCCAGCTTCGGCACCTCAAACCTTCAAAACCAGTGAAAAACCATCGCTATCACCAAAACCCCAGTCTGCTACAGAAACCCCGGCCCCCGTCCCGGCCCCCAGGCCTCCTCCACCCAAACACACCCCCTCTGTCAGTGACACGCCCTCCACAGCCAATCCCAAACCCCCACCCAGACCTCCAGTCGCCCCCAGGGCCAGTGTGGGCGCACCAAACCTGGAGAGGAGCACCACCGCCAGCCACACCACCCCGAGACTGTCAGTGGAGGCTGGGGGtggagcacagacagacactgagcCTGGAAGGGAAGAGACACAGGACTCTACAAACCAAACTG TAAAAGTGGGAAGTGTCCGTCCAAGTATTCCGACAAAACCAGCAGCACTGACCTCGCCCCGCAGAGCCAGCG ctccaaATCTGGCCCCCAAACCTGTTGGATCCTCATCGACACCCCCAGATCCAAACCCAGTTCCAACCAAACCTGCAGCAACAGCGTCCAAACCACCTGGTCCAGCTGCTGCTCCGGCACCAACCAAACCCCCCACCCCAGCTCCAACcccagctccagctgctgctccggCACCAACCAAACCTCCAACCCCAGCTCCAACCCCAATCCCAGCTCCAATCCCAGCTCCAATCCCAGCTCCAACCCCAGCTCCAACCCCAGCTCCAACCCCAGCTCCAACCCCAGCTCCAACCCCAGCTCCAACCCCAGCTCCAGCCCCAGCTCCAGCTCTGAGGAAAGGCCCAGTGATTCAGACCAAAGCTGAAACCAACAATGCTGCAAACCCAAACTCCTCAgatcctcctctccctcctcg TCCCTCCGGTGGGAAGTTCCTCCCACTCCGTCCTCCACCAATGAAGTCCACTCCCGGCCGGCCACCACCTCCGGCTGTCATCGCCTCAGCTTCATCAGCCAACCAGATTCCTCCTCCCTCCAAAatcagccccgccccctccgtATCACCAGTCAGCCAGTCTGCGCCTTCACAGACTCCGCCCCCCTCTGTGACAGCAAATCAGCTGCAGGCACAGAGGGTCCCAAAGAGAGGACCGCCTCTGCCGCCACGGCCCAAGCCTGGACATCCGCTCTACAACAGCTCCACa aaacaggaagtcctGATTGTCCTGGACGATCCGAGCCCGGCTCCTTCAGAGCTTCTCCCAGGGGAAGGAAAGAGTCAAGCCCCCGTCCTCTCTCTCATCAGCCCGTCAGTTCAGTGTCTGCTGGACTTGGACACACAACCGGAGCCGGCCCTCGATCTCGACAGCCAATCAAAATCTGCGTTGGAGGATCTTGGCCTGTCAGAGTCTCAG TCCATCCTTCCTGTGCAGCCGACTGAGCAGAAAGAGCAACCTGAGCCTCTTCCCGTCAG CGGGCCTCGGTGCGTCGCCTTGTTCGACTACGATggcgaggaggaggacgagcTCACCTTCTCGCAGGGTGATGTCATCGCCCTCCACGAGCTCATAGGACCGGAGTGGGGGCGGGGCCAAATCCACGGGCGACTAGGAATATTTCCCCTGAGCTTCACTGAGGTGGTTGAGTCGCTCCCTCAGCCGGCGTCATCACCAGAAGAAACGACAAAGACTCCATCGCTGGAGACGCGACTCATAGAAACATCTG aaacaaagagcCCACAAGAGCCAAAGTCAGAG GCAGAGGAGTGGGCTGTGGCTGTGTTTGACTTCCCCGGCCAGACTGAAGAGGATCTCTCCTTCCAGAAGGGGGCGCTGATCCAAGTGATTGAGCACGTCGACGCCgactggaggagaggaaggctggaggggagagagggtCTTTACCCCGCCGCTTTCACACAAG TCCAGCCGCCGGTCCTGGTCCAGCCGCCGGTCCTGGTCCAGCCGCCGGTCCCGGTCCAGCCGCCGGTCCCGGTCCAGCCGGCGGCGGCTAAGGCTCTGTTTGACTTCACAGCGGAGGGCGAGGATGAGCTCACactgaag gTCGGTGACATCATCACACAGGTGGAGTCTGTGGATGAGCAGTGGATTCTGGGAGTTTTGGCTGGGAAGCGTGGCATTGTGCCTAAAAACTATGTTTGTCTCCTCTGA
- the LOC115058543 gene encoding SH3 domain-containing protein 19-like isoform X1, translating into MAEARSEEEEENMRDTREQVIRRPAGSSGGRADRRKPEHRHSQGPLSSIRAVIKRTSTRSTSLSETPRDRERDRDRDRDRERRRPEITILSAEPLASTSWFPGASGGFPPPPPPAAQIWGATIPPTIQPPPSYEEVIREKTQEQSLLPPSSSRSSSSAPRPVFTITIATQTDPGSDPDLQDPRVRRPVRPPRPPLPFPAKSSHVTVTAATIQSVNSDTPPEPITHASPQAQSCDVLADLCSTLTSNIGSQTDQWDQSRAAVDTATSTSSQVQLDCPRPRPRSKISVQPVSNEVKVQTLVKLREDGLATLAARAGANASNQEASQGKYLQELLEAFSSDDWGFPECHGESSGYSQSESEDEDKQEDWEDMATLKARIQAFEQQQVADGSCGDVGVAKKPEPRPRPRLQGQPAKSAPPIVAPKPKNFSHAPKPSSKVFWEDGGSTAATTETQKAAESPSADLTAPEPEPLCAQKPKPAPASAPQTFKTSEKPSLSPKPQSATETPAPVPAPRPPPPKHTPSVSDTPSTANPKPPPRPPVAPRASVGAPNLERSTTASHTTPRLSVEAGGGAQTDTEPGREETQDSTNQTVKVGSVRPSIPTKPAALTSPRRASAPNLAPKPVGSSSTPPDPNPVPTKPAATASKPPGPAAAPAPTKPPTPAPTPAPAAAPAPTKPPTPAPTPIPAPIPAPIPAPTPAPTPAPTPAPTPAPTPAPTPAPAPAPALRKGPVIQTKAETNNAANPNSSDPPLPPRPSGGKFLPLRPPPMKSTPGRPPPPAVIASASSANQIPPPSKISPAPSVSPVSQSAPSQTPPPSVTANQLQAQRVPKRGPPLPPRPKPGHPLYNSSTKQEVLIVLDDPSPAPSELLPGEGKSQAPVLSLISPSVQCLLDLDTQPEPALDLDSQSKSALEDLGLSESQSILPVQPTEQKEQPEPLPVSGPRCVALFDYDGEEEDELTFSQGDVIALHELIGPEWGRGQIHGRLGIFPLSFTEVVESLPQPASSPEETTKTPSLETRLIETSETKSPQEPKSEAEEWAVAVFDFPGQTEEDLSFQKGALIQVIEHVDADWRRGRLEGREGLYPAAFTQVQPPVLVQPPVLVQPPVLVQPPVPVQPPVPVQPAAAKALFDFTAEGEDELTLKVGDIITQVESVDEQWILGVLAGKRGIVPKNYVCLL; encoded by the exons CCAGGGACCTCTTTCATCCATCCGAGCTGTCATCAAGAGAA CCTCCACCAGGTCGACGTCCCTCTCAGAGACgcccagagacagagagcgggacagggacagggatagagacagagagcggAG GCGACCAGAGATCACCATCCTGTCTGCAGAACCGCTGGCCTCCACTTCCTGGTTCCCAGGGGCCTCTGGAGGAttcccacctccccctcctcctgcagctcagaTCTGGGGAGCCACCATCCCCCCAACCATCCAG cctcctccctcCTACGAGGAGGTGATCAGGGAGAAGACACAGGAGCAGAGTCTCCTGCCTCCATCTTCCTCCAGGTCCTCCTCATCTGCACCACGTCCGGTTTTCACAATAACCATTGCCACACAGACCGACCCGGGATCTGATCCTGATCTCCAAGACCCACGGG TGAGAAGACCAGTAAGGCCACCACGACCgcctcttccttttcctgccaAGTCATCTCACGTTACCGTCACCGCCGCCACCATTCAGTCCGTTAACAGTGACACACCCCCTGAGCCGATCACACACGCCTCCCCACAGGCTCAGTCCTGTGATGTCCTCGCTGATCTTTGTTCGACTCTGACCTCCAACATCGGATCTCAAACCGACCAATGGGATCAAAGTCGTGCTGCTGTTGACACGGCAACCTCCACTTCCTCTCAGGTGCAGTTGGATTGTCCAAGACCGCGCCCTCGCTCTAAGATCAGTGTCCAGCCCGTCAGCAACGAGGTCAAAGTTCAGACTTTGGTGAAACTGCGTGAGGACGGTTTGGCCACGCTAGCCGCCCGTGCAGGCGCTAACGCCAGCAACCAGGAAGCGAGTCAGGGGAAGTACCTGCAAGAGCTGCTCGAGGCCTTCAGCTCCGACGACTGGGGCTTCCCTGAGTGCCACGGCGAAAGCAGCGGCTACAGCCAGTCAGAGAGTGAGGACGAAGACAAGCAAGAGGACTGGGAGGACATGGCGACTCTGAAAGCCAGGATCCAAGCCTtcgagcagcagcaggtggctGATGGGAGCTGTGGCGACGTTGGTGTCGCCAAGAAACCTGAACCCCGGCCACGCCCACGTCTCCAGGGACAACCGGCCAAATCTGCCCCTCCCATTGTTGCTCCAAAACCCAAAAACTTTTCGCATGCTCCAAAACCTTCCAGCAAGGTGTTCTGGGAGGATGGTGGATcgacagcagcaaccacagagACTCAGAAAGCAGCCGAGTCCCCGTCAGCGGACTTGACTGCTCCCGAACCAGAACCTTTATGTGCCCAAAAACCAAAACCTGCTCCAGCTTCGGCACCTCAAACCTTCAAAACCAGTGAAAAACCATCGCTATCACCAAAACCCCAGTCTGCTACAGAAACCCCGGCCCCCGTCCCGGCCCCCAGGCCTCCTCCACCCAAACACACCCCCTCTGTCAGTGACACGCCCTCCACAGCCAATCCCAAACCCCCACCCAGACCTCCAGTCGCCCCCAGGGCCAGTGTGGGCGCACCAAACCTGGAGAGGAGCACCACCGCCAGCCACACCACCCCGAGACTGTCAGTGGAGGCTGGGGGtggagcacagacagacactgagcCTGGAAGGGAAGAGACACAGGACTCTACAAACCAAACTG TAAAAGTGGGAAGTGTCCGTCCAAGTATTCCGACAAAACCAGCAGCACTGACCTCGCCCCGCAGAGCCAGCG ctccaaATCTGGCCCCCAAACCTGTTGGATCCTCATCGACACCCCCAGATCCAAACCCAGTTCCAACCAAACCTGCAGCAACAGCGTCCAAACCACCTGGTCCAGCTGCTGCTCCGGCACCAACCAAACCCCCCACCCCAGCTCCAACcccagctccagctgctgctccggCACCAACCAAACCTCCAACCCCAGCTCCAACCCCAATCCCAGCTCCAATCCCAGCTCCAATCCCAGCTCCAACCCCAGCTCCAACCCCAGCTCCAACCCCAGCTCCAACCCCAGCTCCAACCCCAGCTCCAACCCCAGCTCCAGCCCCAGCTCCAGCTCTGAGGAAAGGCCCAGTGATTCAGACCAAAGCTGAAACCAACAATGCTGCAAACCCAAACTCCTCAgatcctcctctccctcctcg TCCCTCCGGTGGGAAGTTCCTCCCACTCCGTCCTCCACCAATGAAGTCCACTCCCGGCCGGCCACCACCTCCGGCTGTCATCGCCTCAGCTTCATCAGCCAACCAGATTCCTCCTCCCTCCAAAatcagccccgccccctccgtATCACCAGTCAGCCAGTCTGCGCCTTCACAGACTCCGCCCCCCTCTGTGACAGCAAATCAGCTGCAGGCACAGAGGGTCCCAAAGAGAGGACCGCCTCTGCCGCCACGGCCCAAGCCTGGACATCCGCTCTACAACAGCTCCACa aaacaggaagtcctGATTGTCCTGGACGATCCGAGCCCGGCTCCTTCAGAGCTTCTCCCAGGGGAAGGAAAGAGTCAAGCCCCCGTCCTCTCTCTCATCAGCCCGTCAGTTCAGTGTCTGCTGGACTTGGACACACAACCGGAGCCGGCCCTCGATCTCGACAGCCAATCAAAATCTGCGTTGGAGGATCTTGGCCTGTCAGAGTCTCAG TCCATCCTTCCTGTGCAGCCGACTGAGCAGAAAGAGCAACCTGAGCCTCTTCCCGTCAG CGGGCCTCGGTGCGTCGCCTTGTTCGACTACGATggcgaggaggaggacgagcTCACCTTCTCGCAGGGTGATGTCATCGCCCTCCACGAGCTCATAGGACCGGAGTGGGGGCGGGGCCAAATCCACGGGCGACTAGGAATATTTCCCCTGAGCTTCACTGAGGTGGTTGAGTCGCTCCCTCAGCCGGCGTCATCACCAGAAGAAACGACAAAGACTCCATCGCTGGAGACGCGACTCATAGAAACATCTG aaacaaagagcCCACAAGAGCCAAAGTCAGAG GCAGAGGAGTGGGCTGTGGCTGTGTTTGACTTCCCCGGCCAGACTGAAGAGGATCTCTCCTTCCAGAAGGGGGCGCTGATCCAAGTGATTGAGCACGTCGACGCCgactggaggagaggaaggctggaggggagagagggtCTTTACCCCGCCGCTTTCACACAAG TCCAGCCGCCGGTCCTGGTCCAGCCGCCGGTCCTGGTCCAGCCGCCGGTCCTGGTCCAGCCGCCGGTCCCGGTCCAGCCGCCGGTCCCGGTCCAGCCGGCGGCGGCTAAGGCTCTGTTTGACTTCACAGCGGAGGGCGAGGATGAGCTCACactgaag gTCGGTGACATCATCACACAGGTGGAGTCTGTGGATGAGCAGTGGATTCTGGGAGTTTTGGCTGGGAAGCGTGGCATTGTGCCTAAAAACTATGTTTGTCTCCTCTGA